In Armatimonadota bacterium, the following are encoded in one genomic region:
- a CDS encoding NlpC/P60 family protein, with product MAKNIIFYFAFSAFLIIGSVYADGQLTITLDPPAEEQKDNLRLNHETLGATRENSAKYEARVLSARQTTNKEVVIGRVGVVKAANANIMRAPTKKGYQLFTCPRGSYLAIVADSPNWYGVLMIDGSTGWIEKSKVSLLNYNVIGQKNLPNGLGPKIVNTALKYLGIPYRWGGYSWNGLDCSGFVKAVFASHGIELPRTAREQASVGVPVNASDLQPGDRLYFACKGGAIDHCGIYIGNGLFIHSSSSRGGVAIDNLLTKPLYYNTLVAARRS from the coding sequence TTGGCAAAAAATATCATATTCTATTTTGCCTTTTCAGCATTCCTAATAATCGGCAGTGTATATGCCGATGGGCAGCTTACCATTACCCTTGATCCCCCTGCCGAGGAGCAGAAGGATAATCTTCGTTTGAACCACGAGACACTCGGCGCTACTAGAGAGAACTCAGCAAAATATGAAGCAAGAGTTCTAAGTGCACGGCAAACCACAAACAAGGAAGTCGTAATCGGTCGAGTAGGGGTTGTCAAGGCGGCAAATGCAAATATCATGCGCGCTCCTACAAAGAAAGGATATCAGCTATTTACCTGTCCCAGGGGTTCATATCTTGCAATCGTCGCTGATAGCCCCAATTGGTATGGTGTCTTGATGATTGATGGCAGTACAGGCTGGATTGAAAAGAGCAAAGTAAGCCTTCTAAATTACAATGTTATAGGCCAGAAGAACCTTCCAAATGGACTTGGCCCTAAAATTGTTAACACAGCGCTTAAATACCTTGGCATTCCCTATCGGTGGGGTGGTTACTCTTGGAATGGATTGGACTGCTCAGGTTTTGTTAAGGCTGTCTTTGCAAGCCATGGTATAGAACTCCCTCGAACAGCACGTGAGCAAGCCAGTGTAGGCGTTCCTGTCAATGCAAGCGACCTCCAACCTGGCGACCGGCTTTACTTTGCATGCAAAGGTGGCGCGATTGACCACTGCGGTATTTACATTGGCAATGGTTTATTTATCCATTCATCATCATCGCGAGGAGGAGTTGCTATCGACAATCTTCTAACAAAACCTCTCTATTATAATACACTTGTTGCCGCCCGAAGATCATAA
- the argC gene encoding N-acetyl-gamma-glutamyl-phosphate reductase codes for MVRVGVIGALGYGGGELVRILTNHPHVKLTYLCSELEKPVRISDVCPGLKGILDANCEVYDPNTAIEQCDILFIAQHPGWAMKHARRFLDTGIKVIDLSADFRLRNPENYEQWYKIKHESPELIQQAVYGLPELYRSQIAQAKLIANPGCFPTGAILALMPLLREKLVDPDTIIVDSKTGASGAGRMAHKLDFHFPELNESMKPYNVGVHRHTPEIEQELTSIAGCQVTISFTPHLVPITRGILTTAYARLIDTNMTTENLVDIYRQHYADDYFVVVLNAGEYPATKNTYGSNFCQIGLKVDERTGRVVVISAIDNLVKGMAGEAVQNMNLMCGFDEKTALDRPAVFP; via the coding sequence ATGGTAAGAGTAGGTGTTATTGGAGCATTAGGATACGGCGGCGGCGAGCTTGTACGAATTCTTACTAATCACCCACATGTCAAGCTAACATATTTATGTTCAGAGCTTGAGAAGCCTGTGCGCATTTCAGATGTATGTCCAGGACTTAAAGGCATCCTTGATGCCAACTGCGAGGTATACGACCCAAACACAGCGATCGAGCAATGCGACATACTTTTTATTGCTCAACATCCCGGGTGGGCAATGAAACATGCTAGGCGGTTTCTTGACACTGGAATCAAAGTTATTGATTTGAGTGCAGACTTCCGACTTCGCAACCCCGAAAATTATGAGCAGTGGTATAAAATTAAGCATGAATCACCCGAATTGATTCAGCAAGCGGTTTACGGGTTGCCAGAACTCTATAGAAGTCAAATTGCCCAGGCGAAATTGATTGCCAACCCTGGTTGCTTTCCAACGGGTGCAATCTTGGCTCTAATGCCTCTGCTAAGAGAGAAGCTTGTGGACCCAGATACAATCATTGTGGATTCGAAAACTGGTGCTTCAGGCGCAGGGCGCATGGCTCATAAACTCGACTTCCATTTTCCTGAGCTTAACGAGAGCATGAAGCCATATAACGTTGGTGTCCATAGACATACCCCTGAAATTGAGCAGGAGCTTACTTCGATTGCTGGATGCCAAGTAACCATATCATTCACGCCCCACTTAGTGCCAATCACTAGAGGTATTCTTACAACCGCATATGCTAGGCTTATTGACACTAATATGACAACAGAAAATCTCGTTGACATCTACAGGCAACATTATGCAGATGATTACTTCGTTGTAGTCCTAAATGCGGGCGAATATCCAGCTACAAAAAACACGTATGGTTCGAACTTTTGTCAGATTGGTTTAAAAGTCGACGAAAGGACAGGGCGTGTGGTTGTAATTTCTGCTATTGACAATCTAGTCAAAGGCATGGCAGGCGAAGCAGTGCAAAATATGAACCTGATGTGCGGTTTTGACGAAAAGACTGCGCTTGATCGTCCGGCGGTGTTTCCATGA
- the argJ gene encoding bifunctional glutamate N-acetyltransferase/amino-acid acetyltransferase ArgJ produces the protein MIEYPSSITKPKGFLAAGVRAGIKEKGEDLALIVSEQPASIAGVFTKNVFKAAPVQVCISRIPRATARAIVANSGNANACTGKVGIEDARRMIVEVASRLNVPEEDVFVASTGVIGQRLPMQKILKGIDLAVSSLSKNGGSKAARAIMTTDTRPKEAEVEFDIGGVRATIGGIAKGAGMICPNMATMLAFLTTDVAITPTMLQIALSRSTEISFNCLTVDGDTSTNDSVFILANGVAGNPVINAEDEVFQVFQQHLDAVTTKLARQIAADGEGATKTVSVTVKGAKSFEDCRQIAKTIANSPLVKTAMFGCDPNWGRVIAAAGRAGVEFDPNVVSLYFGDILIIENGEPVVFSEAEARKYLSGKDVLITLNVGSENWSATIWTCDFSYDYVKINAEYHT, from the coding sequence ATGATAGAATATCCTAGTTCAATAACCAAGCCAAAGGGCTTTTTAGCAGCAGGGGTGCGCGCTGGAATCAAAGAAAAAGGCGAGGATTTGGCGCTCATAGTTTCGGAACAACCTGCTTCGATAGCTGGTGTCTTTACAAAAAACGTATTTAAAGCCGCTCCGGTTCAGGTATGCATTTCGCGAATTCCCAGGGCAACCGCTCGGGCAATTGTCGCAAATAGCGGCAATGCAAATGCATGTACAGGTAAGGTCGGAATAGAAGATGCCAGGCGTATGATTGTCGAGGTGGCAAGCCGACTGAACGTGCCGGAGGAAGATGTGTTTGTTGCGTCCACTGGCGTCATAGGACAGCGTCTGCCAATGCAAAAAATATTAAAAGGCATTGATTTGGCAGTCTCAAGTCTGAGCAAGAATGGCGGCTCGAAAGCAGCTCGGGCGATTATGACCACCGATACTCGTCCGAAGGAAGCCGAAGTTGAGTTTGATATCGGTGGGGTGAGGGCAACAATAGGCGGCATTGCTAAAGGTGCAGGCATGATATGTCCAAATATGGCAACAATGCTTGCATTCCTTACCACCGATGTTGCTATTACACCCACAATGCTTCAGATAGCATTATCTCGTTCGACGGAAATCTCGTTCAACTGCCTTACTGTTGATGGCGACACAAGCACAAATGATAGCGTATTTATTCTTGCGAATGGGGTAGCTGGAAATCCAGTAATTAATGCTGAGGATGAGGTTTTTCAGGTTTTTCAACAACACCTTGATGCTGTCACAACCAAACTTGCTCGCCAAATTGCAGCAGACGGCGAAGGCGCTACGAAGACAGTCAGCGTAACGGTCAAAGGCGCAAAATCCTTTGAAGACTGCCGCCAAATTGCTAAAACCATAGCTAACTCTCCGCTCGTTAAGACGGCAATGTTCGGTTGCGACCCAAATTGGGGCCGAGTTATAGCAGCAGCGGGAAGAGCAGGCGTTGAATTCGACCCCAATGTAGTCAGTTTGTATTTTGGCGATATCTTAATCATTGAAAACGGAGAGCCTGTTGTTTTTTCGGAGGCCGAAGCACGCAAATATCTATCAGGAAAAGATGTGTTGATAACTTTGAACGTAGGCAGTGAGAATTGGTCTGCTACTATATGGACCTGCGATTTTTCGTACGACTACGTCAAAATCAATGCAGAATATCACACTTAA
- the argB gene encoding acetylglutamate kinase: MSTSAEKAEILVQALPYIRQYYGKTIVVKYGGNAMVDERLKQGVMKDIVLMHYVGMRPVLVHGGGPEITELMERMGKKPSFIKGLRVTDAETMEIVEMVLTGKTNKSIVSLINSQGGKAVGLSGKDGNLMVAEKAQIEDADLGYVGKIVEINTEIVETLIHEGYIPVVSSIAVGRDWETYNLNADHAAGELAGALEAAKLIILTDVTGVYRDFNDKTSLISELSASEAEEMIRTGKVDKGMIPKLEACLMALSGGVERAHIIDGTLPHALLMEIFTDTGIGTMIT; this comes from the coding sequence ATGAGTACTAGCGCCGAAAAAGCAGAAATTCTCGTCCAGGCTCTTCCATATATCAGGCAATACTATGGCAAGACCATCGTCGTTAAATATGGCGGCAATGCGATGGTGGACGAAAGGCTTAAACAAGGCGTAATGAAGGACATAGTCCTTATGCATTATGTAGGCATGCGTCCTGTACTTGTCCACGGTGGCGGTCCTGAAATTACCGAATTAATGGAGCGAATGGGCAAAAAGCCGAGCTTCATCAAGGGGCTTCGTGTTACCGATGCAGAGACGATGGAAATCGTCGAGATGGTTCTTACTGGTAAAACAAACAAGAGCATTGTCTCACTTATCAACTCGCAGGGCGGTAAGGCTGTTGGGTTGAGCGGCAAGGATGGGAATCTTATGGTAGCTGAAAAGGCTCAGATTGAAGATGCCGACCTCGGATACGTTGGCAAAATTGTAGAAATAAACACCGAAATCGTCGAAACCCTAATTCATGAGGGATATATACCAGTAGTATCCTCTATTGCGGTAGGTAGAGATTGGGAAACATATAATTTGAATGCAGACCACGCGGCTGGTGAGTTAGCCGGCGCGCTTGAGGCGGCAAAACTAATCATTCTTACAGACGTAACAGGGGTTTATCGTGACTTTAACGACAAAACCAGCCTTATTTCGGAGCTTTCGGCATCAGAAGCCGAGGAAATGATTCGAACCGGCAAGGTTGACAAAGGAATGATTCCGAAGCTGGAGGCATGCCTTATGGCGTTATCGGGCGGCGTGGAACGCGCACATATTATTGATGGCACGCTACCCCATGCACTCCTGATGGAGATATTTACCGACACTGGCATTGGCACTATGATTACCTAG
- a CDS encoding acetylornithine transaminase, with product MLDIDTKTAIEMDAKYMMRFVGRLPVAFVRGEGIKVWDAEGKEYLDFLAGIAVNGLGHCPPAVVSAIREQAGTLMHVSNLYYIPQQAVLAKRLVELSGLGKAFFCNSGAEANEAAIKLARKWAKENRGEDKYEIITTEGSFHGRTLATVTATGQPKYHQGFEPLVPGFKYVPFNDLTALKAAISESTCAIMLEPIQGESGVFPASLEYLRGVRKLCDELGLLLILDEIQTGLGRTGKWFGFQHYGIMPDIMTLAKTLGGGFPIGACLASDIVATGFQPGNHSSTFGGNPLACAAAIAALRAIDEEGLVQNSAEVGVYFKDRLEELKSRRDDIVEIRGVGLMIGMTLARKDAPKVATKCLEKGLILNSIGESILRFLPPLIVKKEHVDTAVDILSETLQEV from the coding sequence ATGCTAGATATAGATACAAAGACTGCGATTGAAATGGATGCCAAGTATATGATGCGCTTTGTTGGGCGGTTGCCAGTTGCATTTGTACGCGGTGAAGGAATAAAAGTTTGGGATGCTGAAGGAAAAGAATACCTAGACTTTCTTGCAGGTATCGCAGTAAATGGTTTGGGCCATTGTCCACCAGCCGTTGTGTCGGCTATTAGGGAGCAAGCTGGGACGCTCATGCATGTGAGCAATCTATACTACATACCCCAACAAGCAGTTCTTGCAAAGCGGTTGGTTGAGCTCTCAGGCTTGGGTAAGGCGTTTTTTTGCAATAGCGGTGCGGAAGCAAATGAAGCAGCTATAAAGCTTGCCCGAAAGTGGGCAAAAGAGAACCGTGGTGAAGATAAATATGAGATCATAACAACAGAGGGGTCTTTCCATGGGCGAACTCTTGCTACTGTAACTGCGACAGGACAGCCGAAGTACCATCAGGGATTCGAACCATTGGTTCCTGGGTTCAAATACGTGCCATTTAATGACCTCACGGCGTTGAAGGCAGCAATTTCTGAGAGCACATGTGCAATAATGCTCGAGCCCATACAGGGCGAATCGGGCGTTTTTCCTGCTAGTCTTGAATATCTGCGTGGCGTTAGAAAACTTTGTGATGAATTAGGATTGCTCTTGATACTAGATGAGATTCAAACTGGGTTAGGTAGAACTGGAAAGTGGTTTGGTTTTCAGCATTATGGCATAATGCCAGATATCATGACGTTGGCAAAGACTCTGGGAGGAGGCTTCCCAATAGGTGCATGTCTAGCGTCTGATATCGTTGCCACCGGATTTCAGCCGGGCAATCATTCTTCAACTTTCGGCGGAAATCCATTGGCTTGTGCCGCTGCAATCGCCGCATTGCGCGCAATTGACGAAGAAGGCTTGGTTCAAAACTCGGCGGAAGTAGGGGTTTATTTTAAGGACCGGCTGGAAGAACTTAAATCAAGACGGGATGATATCGTCGAAATACGTGGTGTGGGTTTAATGATTGGAATGACGCTGGCGCGCAAGGATGCACCCAAAGTGGCAACGAAATGCCTAGAAAAAGGGTTAATACTCAATTCGATTGGCGAAAGCATTTTGAGATTTCTCCCACCTTTAATTGTCAAAAAGGAACATGTTGATACCGCTGTGGATATACTTAGCGAAACCCTTCAGGAGGTTTAG
- a CDS encoding Clp protease N-terminal domain-containing protein yields MWKQLTQKAQKAVFLALEEAGKLGYSHVGPEHLLLALVREEDCLAARILERVGVDLGTVRSEIMKRLSRGSETLSDGLELTAEAKHVIDLAFDESRQAKEEWIGTEHLLIGLAEEPHSIAAQFLAEHGIDAALIRRELRSMQAGVLPFGQNSGGK; encoded by the coding sequence ATGTGGAAGCAACTTACCCAGAAAGCACAAAAAGCAGTCTTTCTGGCGCTTGAAGAAGCAGGAAAACTTGGTTATAGCCATGTAGGTCCAGAACATTTGCTTCTAGCGCTTGTCAGAGAAGAAGATTGCCTTGCCGCCAGAATTCTCGAGCGGGTAGGCGTTGACCTTGGTACGGTGCGCAGCGAAATTATGAAGCGGTTGTCGAGAGGTTCGGAGACGTTGAGCGATGGTCTTGAGCTTACGGCTGAGGCAAAGCACGTAATAGACCTAGCTTTTGATGAAAGCAGACAGGCGAAAGAGGAATGGATAGGAACTGAGCATTTACTAATTGGGCTTGCAGAAGAACCCCATAGTATTGCAGCTCAATTTCTTGCCGAGCATGGTATTGATGCAGCACTAATTCGCAGAGAGCTGAGAAGTATGCAAGCAGGTGTATTGCCGTTCGGGCAGAACAGTGGAGGAAAGTAA
- the argF gene encoding ornithine carbamoyltransferase gives MRGKDLISIDDLSREEIETIFDLARRLKSKSLAEQYANPILPGKTLAMIFEKPSLRTRVTFEVGMSQLGGNAVYLAPADIRMGEREQVSDVAKNLERWVHGIMARTFKHKTITELAKYANIPIINGLSDLEHPCQALADFLTILEKKGDLSKLKLAYIGDGCNTCHSLMLLAAKVGTDIAVGCPEGYEPNTVILNKALRAAEHSGASIKITNDPFEAVKNADAIYTDVWCSMGLEDEREKRLPVFQPYQVNQKLVEAARSDVIVLHCLPAHRGEEITDEVIDGPHSVVFDEAENRLHVQKALLALLL, from the coding sequence ATGCGGGGCAAAGATTTAATCTCAATTGATGACCTTAGCCGCGAGGAAATAGAAACAATATTTGACCTTGCCCGACGGCTTAAATCAAAAAGTTTAGCAGAGCAATATGCCAATCCCATTCTACCAGGCAAGACGCTCGCTATGATATTTGAGAAGCCCTCTCTTAGGACACGTGTAACATTCGAGGTTGGTATGTCTCAACTTGGCGGTAATGCTGTCTATCTTGCACCCGCCGACATCCGAATGGGCGAACGTGAGCAAGTCAGCGATGTTGCAAAGAACCTCGAACGCTGGGTGCATGGTATAATGGCACGGACTTTTAAGCATAAAACAATAACCGAACTTGCAAAATATGCAAATATCCCAATTATAAATGGTTTATCAGACCTAGAGCATCCTTGCCAAGCATTGGCCGACTTCTTGACAATCTTAGAGAAAAAGGGCGATCTTTCTAAGCTCAAGCTTGCCTACATTGGAGATGGATGCAACACTTGCCACAGCCTCATGCTCCTAGCTGCAAAGGTTGGCACGGACATTGCGGTGGGTTGTCCGGAGGGTTATGAGCCAAATACAGTAATTCTCAACAAAGCACTTCGAGCGGCGGAGCACTCGGGAGCTTCGATAAAAATAACAAATGACCCATTTGAGGCCGTAAAAAATGCTGATGCAATCTATACGGACGTCTGGTGTAGTATGGGGTTGGAGGATGAGCGAGAGAAACGACTGCCAGTGTTCCAACCTTATCAAGTAAATCAAAAGCTTGTTGAGGCAGCTCGGAGCGATGTAATTGTTCTCCACTGCCTCCCAGCGCACCGCGGCGAGGAAATCACTGACGAAGTAATCGATGGCCCGCACTCGGTTGTGTTCGACGAAGCGGAGAATCGTTTGCACGTGCAAAAAGCACTATTGGCATTGCTATTGTAA